In the genome of Rhodothermales bacterium, the window AAGGCGACGGTGATCTTGGCCGCGTTGTGGGCCACGTGTTCGTTGGTGACGATGTAGCCGTCGGGGGAAATGACAAAGCCCGATCCCACGCTCTGGACCTGCTGTTCGTAGACCCGGCTGCGGCTGCGGCCGTAGAAAAATTCCATCCAGGGATCGGAAAACGGATCCCGATACTCCACCCGTTGCACGGCGATCACGTTGACGCTGACGACGGCCGGGCTGGCGATCTCCACGGCCCGGGTGATGGCGGTCGTCCGGCTCTCGTAGAGTTGATCGGTGACGGCGGCGAGGGCCTGGGGCTGCTGCGGCATGGCGTCGGTCGCCTGCTGCTGGGACTGGGCTTCACGGTTGCAGCCAACGCCGAGAAGGGCGATGATCAGGATCAGGGTGTGGCGCAGCGAGCGCGTGAAACGCAAGGGCGTTACGGTCATCATGACGTTGCGTAAGGATCACATCGACATTCGTTTCGACGAAAGCCTACGTGATGAAATGGGGTTGGTTTCTGGAAGATACGAGGAGAATCCGTCGCGTGGGTCACCGGCTTGAAATCCTCGCCGGCATTCTGCATTCTTCAGGAATCGCCCTCCGTCATCCACGGATTTATCTCCGGATTCGCGCACCCCATGCCGCTCCCCATCGATCGTTCCCGTTTTTTAGCCTCCTTCGACGCCCTGGCAGCCATCGGCGCCATCCCGGGCGGCGGGGTCCAACGGCTGGCCTTTTCGCCGGAGGACCGCGCCGGCCGCGACTGGGTCGAGGCCCGGATGCGCGGGCTGGGCCTGGAGGTATCGATCGACGCCATCGGCAACCTGCTGGGCGTCCGCGCGGGGACGACCGATGCGCCGATGGTCCTGATCGGCTCGCATGTCGATACCGTGGGCACCGGGGGCCGCTTCGACGGCAGCCTCGGCGTGCTCGCCGGCCTGGAGGCCGTGGCCGCTCTCAACGACGCAGACATCGCCACCCGCTGCCCGATCGGCGTGGCGGCGTTCGTCAACGAAGAGGGCGTCCGCTTCATGCCGGACATGATGGGCAGCCTTTACGCGACAGGGCAGCTCGAGGCGCAGGGCATCCGCGAGATCGTCGGGGTGGACGGGACGACCATCGGCGACAACCTGGACCGCAACGCCTTCGCGGGCGATCGGGAATGGCGGCATCTACCGATTGCGGCGTTTCTGGAGTTGCACATCGAACAGGGTCCCGTGCTGGAACGCGAAGGCCTGACCATCGGGGTCGTCGAGGGCGTCCAGGGGCTGTCGTGGACCGAGGTCGTCTTCGAGGGGGCATCCAACCACGCCGGCACGACGCCGATGGCGCTGCGTCGCGATGCCGGATATGCCGCCGGCGCGCTCATCCGGTTTGTTCGCGAACTGGCCGCTGCCGCCGGCGAGCCCCAGCGCGCCACGGTCGGTTCGGTTCGGCTCGTTCCGAATCTCATCAACGTGATCGCCCGCGAGGCGATCGTCACGGTCGACCTGCGGCATCCCGAGGCCGGCGCGCTGGACGCCGCCGAGCAGCGCGTGGAGGCGTTCGTCCACGAGACGGCGGCGGGCGAGGGGCTGCGGGTGCGGCTGCGTCGTCTGGCG includes:
- a CDS encoding Zn-dependent hydrolase, with the protein product MPLPIDRSRFLASFDALAAIGAIPGGGVQRLAFSPEDRAGRDWVEARMRGLGLEVSIDAIGNLLGVRAGTTDAPMVLIGSHVDTVGTGGRFDGSLGVLAGLEAVAALNDADIATRCPIGVAAFVNEEGVRFMPDMMGSLYATGQLEAQGIREIVGVDGTTIGDNLDRNAFAGDREWRHLPIAAFLELHIEQGPVLEREGLTIGVVEGVQGLSWTEVVFEGASNHAGTTPMALRRDAGYAAGALIRFVRELAAAAGEPQRATVGSVRLVPNLINVIAREAIVTVDLRHPEAGALDAAEQRVEAFVHETAAGEGLRVRLRRLARVEPVSFDDALIARVQAAADGRGYASRRMISGASHDAQIMASRYPTVMLFVPSRGGVSHDVTEYTAPEHLAAGVEVLLDAALATAGVA